In Pseudocalidococcus azoricus BACA0444, the genomic stretch TGGGGGTTTTACTCCGTTCTGCACCTTCGACTAGGGCAATCATCCGGTCAATAAAGCCTTGGCCCGGATCAACCGTAATCCCAATCAATAGCTCATCGGAAATCACCCGCGTTCCCCCTGTCACCGAACTGGCCACATCCGATCCAGGTTCTTTTAAGACTGGGGCCGACTCGCCCGTAATGGCCGATTCATCCACGGCCGCCACCCCCGCCACCACTTCACCATCCATCGGGATCATTTCACCCGCCACAACCTTAATCCGATCTCCTTTGCGTAAGGAACTGGAATTCACAGCAACAAAACTACCATCAGGATTTTGCTTTTGGGTAGTGGTATCAGAACGAGTGGATCGTAAGGCATCGGCCTGGGCTTTCCCGCGTCCTTCCGCAACAGCTTCGGCAAAATTGGCAAAGAGAACGGTCGCTAACAGAATGAAACAAATTAAGCCATTAAAAATATGAGCACGAGTATTGGTAGCTGCCCCAAACAGGCCTGGATTAAGAGTTAATAAAAACGTAATCACTGTCCCAACCCACACCAGAAACATGACCGGATTTTTAATGGCCATGCGTGGATCAAGCTTTAAGACTGCGTCCCAGGCCGCGCGTTGATAAAGACCCGATAGATTCGCTTTGGGAGTATGACGACGAGATGAACGAGGGCCTCCCGGTTGAGGTTTGATTATCTTCATAAATTTAGTTCGCCAACATCGCATTCATGTGAGTACAAATTCGATCCAGTTCGCCAATGGCTTCCAGTTCAAAAACTTCATCAAGGGTAAGCTGATCTGCCTTCTTTTTCTCTAAAAGAGTTTCCAGTTGGATTTCATGGATAAAGGCCGAGGGTTTAGGAACAGTTGTAATCATTTTGACCTCACAAATTAGAACGAAACGATTCACTAAGACTTAACCACTACTCAATCGAACAATTTCAAAAGCTTCGGCAATTGGCCCCAAGGCAAGCACAGGTAAAAAGGTTAAAGCTCCCAAAATTAAGATGGAGCCACCCGTGACTGCGGTAAACAAAACCGTATCCGTTCGCAGCGTGCCAATGGTTTCGGGAACAGGTTGCTTTTGGGACAGACTTTCCGCTAAGAAAACTAGGGCCAGAATTGGAACATATCGCCCAGCCAAGAGGGAAAATGTCGTGCTCAAATTCCACCAAAGCGTATTATCCCCCAGGCCCTCAAACCCAGAACCATTATTAGCCGCCGCCGATGCATATTCATAAATCACCTGGGAAATGCCATGAAAGCCGGGGTTACTAATGCCTGCTAACTGTTCAGGAAAAGCCAAGGTGATCGCGGCTGGAATTAGAATCGCAATCGGATGAATCAGTAAAATCACGCTGGCTAGGACAATTTCCTGTTTTTCAATTTTCCGGCCGAGAAACTCTGGGGTGCGCCCAACCATTAAACCTGTCAGAAACACTGTCAAAATTAGAAATACAAATAGATAGGCCGTTCCCGTGCCTTGCCCGCCCCAAATAATTTGCAAAAACATATCCGAAAGGGTCGAAAATCCCCCCGGTGGCATTAAGGAGTCGTGCATCCCATTCACCGCCCCACACATTGTCCCAGTCGTAGCCACAGCCCAAAGTGCCGTTAAAGCCCAACCAAACCGAACTTCTTTGCCTTCTAAGTTGGCCGCAGATTCCCCTAAAAGCTTATTCACAAGGGGATTCCCTTCCGCCTCACCAATCGCTGTAATGGCAATCAGGAGGCCGAAAATCATAAAGACCAACCCAAATAACAACCAGCCTTGCTTAGGATTGCCAGCCATAACCCCATAGGTAATCACCAGGCCCATGGGAATCACCAACATGATCACGGTTTCGAGAAGATTGGTGAAATTATTGGGATTTTCAAAGGGATGGGCTGAGTTGATGCCAAAAAAGCCACCACCGTTTTCCCCCAGTTGTTTAATAATTTCAAAATGAGCCACCGGCCCACGGGCAATAAATTGGGTTGCACCTTCTAAGGTTGTAACTTCTGCTGGGCCAGCTAGGGTTTCGGGAACTCCGGCAATGACTAAAACAATCGCCCCGATTACGGAAATGGGTAATAGAATCCGGGTAATCGCTAAAACAAGATCCTGATAAAAATTGCCCAATGGTTGTCCCGTTAGGCCCCGAATAAAGGCAATGGCCACCGCAATTCCAGTCGCCGCTGAGGTAAACATAAGATAGCCTAAACCTCCGGCCTGGGTGAGGTAACTGTAGGTGGTTTCGCCAGAGTAATGCTGTTGATTGGTATTGGTGACAAAAGAGACGGCGGTGTGGACAGCTAAATCCCAACTTGGCGCGCTTAAACCCCTGGGATTGAGGGGTAAAAATCCTTGGGCGAGTTGCAGGCCAAAGACAAATACACCCATGACTAAATTACTCAACAGTAAAGCCCGAATGTATTGTCCGGCTGTCATTGAAATCTGGGGATTGATGCCACTGCCTCGAAATAAAACTCGTTCTAGGGGCAAACAAATCCGGGCTAACTTTGTCCGTTCCCCCATAAATACGGCTGCCATATAGGTTCCGAAGGGTGAAGCCACAAGAGCAAGAATCCCTAAAATCAAAATAATTTGGAGAAAACCAAGCAGCATAATCTTCTTAACCGTAATTTCAAGGACGAGAATCAATATTAAGAATCAAGGATGGTAGGGCCTGGAGAGCATCTGGCGGAGAAAACCCTTGACTTTGATCGGCATGATTGGCAAGCACCCGTAAAAAATAACCGTTGGTTGGAGCCTCACCCTCCCGCTCCTGAAGAGGTTGGGTATTTCATTGGGCTTTACTAGCTTCAATCTAGCTGGAAACACTGCAAAAATTTACGGAAAACCTGAGTTAAAGGTGAATTTATAGCTCTGGGTTTAATTTGTGTTTAGGGGGCGTTGAGGCGACCAGTCTGAAACCTATACCCAATGATATAGATCATCAATCGGGAAATAAATTGGTAGCAGTACCTTGTCACTAAGGCAAGATAGAAAGATCAGGATTATTGAACAGACTAGGACATGGCACTCATTAAGCGCATCTATTGGCTGATTGGCTTTTTATTTCTGATGATTATCGCACTGGAATTTAGTACACCACCCCCCTATGTGTTCGGCTATCTCTATATCAGTGTGGTTCTTCTGGGGAGTACTCAACTCAGCCGAGGGGAAACGGTGATCATCACAGGCCTAAGTATTGCCTTAACGCTTTTGAACTTAGTTGTCCCAGGCCTGGAGCAAATTAACAGTATTACCCTTGGAAATCGGTTGTTGGTGGCTTTGGCTTTAGTGGTGACTGGAATTTTAGGACGACAGCTACAGGCCTATAAATTAACCTTGATCAAACAACAGGCGCAATTAGAAAATCAGGCACAACTAGCCCGGATCCGTCAGGATTTTGTTTCGACTTTAACCCATGACTTAAAAACTCCCTTAATGGGTGCGATTGAAACTCTAAAAGCAATGGAGTTAAGTCATTTTGGCCCGATCACACCCCCCCAGAAAAATGCAATTAGCATTATGATCCGCAGCCACGAAACAACCTTAACTCTGGTGCAGACAATGTTAGAGGTCTATGGCAATGACATTAGGGGTTTAGAATTGCAGCTAAAACCAGTTAATTTAATTACTCTGATCGAGGATGTGATAACCAAACTGACCCAACTTGCCACATCTCGCAATGTTTATCTACGTCTGAGTCAACGCGGATCAGAATTTCGCTCAAACTGTTGGGCCATTGCAGATCCGATCCAACTAGAGCGGGTGTTCATGAATTTGATTGCCAATGGTGTTAAATACTCACAGCGGGGCGGCAAAGTGGAAGTTAAAATAGGCCTCAAACAGGGTTATTATCAAATCAGTGTTCAGGATCAGGGATTAGGTATTAGTCCCGATGAACTTCCCTTTTTGTTTGAACAGTTTTATCAAGGACATCACCATCGCCAGGCCAAGGGAACGGGTTTAGGTCTTTATCTCAGTCGCCAAATTGTCACAGCCCATGGCGGTAAACTCTGGGCCGATCCCCTGCCAACTGGCGCAAGATTTAACTTTACACTGCCGGCCTACCTGGGCAAATTCCCCACAGCAACTTTAGAGCAGCCCTCGATGAAACCCTATGACTAAGACAACCCCAATCAAAATCTTATTAGTGGAAGATGATGAGCTATTTCGCTTAGGTTTAACAACCCGTTTGCAACAAGAACCCAATTTACAAGTCATGGCCCAGGCCGAGGATGGTGAAACAGCCTTAGATATTTTGCGCTGCCAAGTTGTGGATGTGGTGATTTTAGATGTGGGTTTACCCGGCCTGGGGGGCTTAGAAACCTGCCACCAAATCAAACAAAATTATCCAAAATTGCCTGTTTTAATTCTTACCTCCCATAGCAGCCAAAATCTAATTACAGATTTAATCAAAAAACAGGCCCAAGGGTATTGCCTAAAAGGAGGAGCCAGTGAACATTTAGTCTTGGCAATTCAGTCAGTAGTTGCTGGTGCTTCATGGTGGGATGCCCAGGCCACGGAAAACATTCAATCTACTTATGAAATGCTGCCAAAAACTCTTGAAATCAATGCTGATTTGCCTCTAACTAAACGAGAAAAGGAAATTCTGTCACTGATTACTACAGGTAAGAGTAATATCGAAATTGGGCAAGAGTTATATATTGCGCCGGGGACAGTCCGCGTCCATGTTCATGCCATTTTGCATAAGCTCGGGATGCGGGATCGGACTCAGGCGGCGATTTGGGCCATGCAACAGGGGTTAGATATTCCATCTGACCGTAACTGAAATCTTTAGTCTAGACTTTAAAACTGTAAAGCCCTATTAACGCCTGAGTTAATTTAATGGCATAATCCACTGAGCTAACTGATTGTGAGTTTTAACCACTACATATCCCTCACCTAAATCATCATTTTTCAAATGTTCCTAAGATAACGACAACTATATAAATATTTGTTGGTTAACTCTATGTATTTTCTAGAGATTTGATTGCATTTGATATCGCTGCCAAAGCTCTTGATACAGGCCTGGGGTTTGAATCAGTTCTGAATGAGTTCCAAATTGAACAATTGTGCCCCGATTCATCACTAAAATCCGCTGGGCTAGGGCGGCGGCTGAAAGCTGGTGGGTAATGAAAATAATCGTTTGCTGAATGGGTTTACTTTGGAGATTTTGAAGAATCTGGGTTGCAGTCTGATTATCCACACTCGCCAAGGCATCATCCAAAATTAAAATTGGCGCATCTAATAACAAAGCCCTAGCTAGAGCGGTACGTTGGCGTTGCCCCCCTGATAAGGTGATCCCCCGTTCTCCTACCACCGTCTGATATTCTTCGGGAAAGTTGAGGATTTCATGGTGGATTTGGGCCGTTTGGGCAGCAGTTTCAATCTCGGGAAGCTCGGCCTGGGGATTGCCATAGCGAATATTGTTTTTGAGACTTGTACTAAATAAGAAACTATCCTGAGGTACATAGGACATACAGGCTCGCAAATCCCTAACCCGAATTTGGGTAATATCCATCCCATCTAAGAAAATTTGCCCTGCACCAACATCCAACAACCGGGGAAGCGCATTCGCCAGGGTTGATTTACCAGACCCAATTGGCCCAACAATGGCGACCGTTTCCCCTGGTTCAATGCGAAAATTAACGTCCTCTAGGGCTGGGCGCGGGGCCTGGGGATAGGTGTAGTTGAGATGTTTAACCTCAATTTTGCCCTGAACTTTTTTTGAGGTTAAGGGAATAGCAGTTGGATCATCTTGAATTTGGGGATCCACCGCCAAGATCGCCTCAATTCGATCAATACTCACTTCACCCCGCTGATAGGCTGTAATGGTAAACCCCAATAAGGCAGTCGGAAAAATCAACCGTTCAATGTAGAGCAACAGGGCAACAAAATCCCCCACTTGAATCGTATTGGCCGCAATCATCCGGCTGCCGAACCAGAGGAGAATCAACAGGCTTAAACTGACCATTCCCCCCAGCATCGGAAAAATCACGTTCCGGGTTTTGGCCAGGTTTAAGTTAGCGGCTAACAGGTCTTGATTCAGACGGCTAAATTGCTGCCGTTCATTGTCTTCTTGGGCATAGATCTTGATAACGGCCATGCCACTCATATCTTCTTGAATTAAATCGCTCAGGTCTGCTAAAGCTTCCTGGGTTTCCAGTTGTTCCAGGCGCATTTGGTTACTAAAGCCCATGACAATGAGTAACACTAACGGATAGACCGAAATCGCCCCTAAACTTAGGCCAGGGTGAATCGCTAACATCACAGGTAAGGTCAAGGCATAGGCAAAAATGGTATTGACAAAACTGAGAACGGCAAAGCCCACTAAGCGGCGAATATTATCCACATCACTGGTGGAACGACTAATTAAATCTCCAGCCGAGTTACGGGCAAAGTAGGCCGGATCCATCTTCAGAAGATGTTCAAAAATCTGTTGTTTGAGGTCAAATTCCACTTGACGGCCTGTGCCAAACAGCCAAATCCGCGAGGCCATCCGAATAAACCACATGATCGAGGCCATCCCCAGGAGGGCAAACACATAAAACAGAACTCGTCGATACTCAAACTGATCTTGGAGTTCATCAATGGCCTGGCCAATCAGCAGCGGTAAATAGGTGCCTACGATGTTGACCACCAGCAGGGCCAGAATTCCCCCCAAGGTAACGCGCCAATGGGGCCGCAGATAGGTAAGAAGTTTTTGGAAACTGGACTGTTTACGGGGTGCAGAATATTTCATGGGTGCTGGCCCTCCCTCTCCCCATTCTAAGATGATTGGCCAGGGGGAACTTGGGTTCAGGGGCTTGTTAGGGAGTGGCGACAATGAGGATAAATTCCTATGTCTGGCCCAGCCCAAAAGATGATGCAAAGTTATTGAATGGCAGTCCAAAGGGACTATTTCCAGGCCGGAAACGTTTTTTTGGAAGTTTTGATGGCGAACCGATTTTGACTGCACCTAAGCTAGCCCAGAGAATATCAGCCTGGAGCAATATCCCTATCCCTGCAAGCTCATCTCCCAAAAACTGGGGATTTAACCGAGGTAACTTTGGCGAGAAATATGCTTTTCAAAGGTGGCCTGGGTTTGCTGCAAGAGTTGCTCACGACTATCGGGAGAGTTCTTGAGGGAAGGAACTAAATTCCGGGCCTGGAGTGCCATGTGAAGTTGAAGGTGAGCAACGTAATCACTCAAATCTTCCCGAAGGCTGGAAGCTGAGGCGGAAGTGTGGGACTGCAACGTGTTCTCCTTGATTAACACTCGACAAAAAAACCAAATTAACCAACGGCAGGTGGGGTATGAAACTTGGTTTAACGGTGTTGGCGTAGTTGCCATATTAGAAGTTAACACTTGCGGCCCTCAGATCTAAATTTCGCAATCATCTGTAACGTCAGCTTCACAGCTAGGATTTTGCCGAGGGGGCTCAACTTACAGAAATACGATCTCCAAACCCCCTATGATGGGACAGACCTTTTGGCTGGTGTTCTGCGTCCATGACTCGTTTTCCGGTAACGTCTGATCTATCTGATCTTGGGCAACCTGCTCCCATTTCCCCAGAGGAATCCCAGGCTGATTTACCCCAGGCCCAGGATGTTCCCAGAGGTCAGCAGCGATTGATTCGGCGGGTACTCACTCCAGCTTTGCGATGGTGGCTCCAAACCCAAGTAGAAGCAGTTACAGAGTTAGAAATAGATTTACAGGCCAAGGATCAACAGGTTTTGACAGGCTATTTACCCTTAGTGCGAGTGTTGGCTGTGGGGGTAATTTTCCAAGGACTTTGTTTAACCCAGGCCCGACTTCAGGCGGAAAATATTCGCGTCAATCTGGGACAAGTCTTGCGGGGTAAACCCTTAAAGCTTCTAGAACCGATCCAGGCCTGGGGCGAGCTCCACCTGACCTCCGCCGATTTGCAACAATCCTTGGACTCAGACCTGATGCGTTCAGCTTTGCGGGATTTAGTCGTTATTTTCTCTCAAGAATTAGATCAGCCCTTACCCACCGCATTAGCCACCCTCCACGTTGCGGAAGCTACAGTCAATTTTAGTCATGGGGCCTTAGACTGCACCTTAAATTTGCTGGGAGAACAGCCCTTCACCATCAGCTTTGCCTCAGAAATTGGTTTGGCAGGCCCCCAATGTTTAGAGTTTCGGCAACTGCGGGCCTTTGGCTTAGAACCCCAAACCATTCAGATTAATCTGGGGGAGAATGTGCATCTGGAGACTCTACGCTTAACTCCCGAAAAACTGATCTGCGAGGGTGGGCTAACGGTTTTCCCCTAATCACCTGGGCGATTAAGCAATACTCTGGCGTTTGCGACTTTCTTTGGGGGAAGGGGCAACCTGCTTTAGGCCGGCTTTAATCAGTTCTCGTTCTAATAGGGCAAAAAAACGGGCCCGATCTGCGCTGCGAACCACCGCTTGATTATGGGCTTCAGCCAGGGCAACGGGATAGCCATAGCCTTTTATCACTTGGGCGATCGTTAGACTGAGAGCCTGGGTTAGCAGTGTTTGATCCTCGGCGACCCAACGGGGAAACTCCACCCGCACGACTTCTGACCCCACATGGAAATAGCAAAAGAAAATCCGCTGCTGGCCATAGTCCACTAAAATGCGGGCGCGACTTTGCCAGAGGGGGCCGCGCTGCCCCGAAGATAGTTGGGTTGACCACAGGCCAGGATCCTGAAGTCCCGTAAAAATTTGGCAGGGGGGGCGGGTTGGGGCGGGGCAATGGTCTTGACAGCGGGGTAGAGGATAGGGGCAGGCCTGGAGGCGGAGGTAATTGAGGGTTTCACTACTGCGGCAAGCACTTAGGTAGCCAACAATGGGGATTTTGGCAGTTTCAAGCCGGCCCCAGGCCTGGAGAATTGGCTCTAGCAACACCTGCCGGGCCATAGTCGGTAAAGTTTCCCAGGCCCAATGAATCAACGAACCATCCAGCATCAGCACTGTGGGCACATTGACCGGCTTCTCCAACGCTAATTCCACCAATTGCAAAATTTCTAACTGCGTGCGTTTGTGGCGCATCCATTCTTCCGGTGTAATTCCCCAGGCCTGGGCGGCATAAACCTCAGCTTGGGTATAGAACACCTCAGCCACGCTATCCAACAAGGGATAAATATTGCTGCCATAATCCAAACGCACTCGCCCCACATTGATTAGATAACAAAAAGCAATTTCGTGATGACTCGGGGCAATTTGGGAGCCATCCGTAGCCATAACCCGATGTTGAACTGGGGCTGGGGGAATCGTAACTCTCTCAGTCAGGGGCGTTGCTGGCCAGGCCGGGGTAAACCGCAATTGGTTCTCATGGGCTGCCAG encodes the following:
- the kdpA gene encoding potassium-transporting ATPase subunit KdpA; translated protein: MLLGFLQIILILGILALVASPFGTYMAAVFMGERTKLARICLPLERVLFRGSGINPQISMTAGQYIRALLLSNLVMGVFVFGLQLAQGFLPLNPRGLSAPSWDLAVHTAVSFVTNTNQQHYSGETTYSYLTQAGGLGYLMFTSAATGIAVAIAFIRGLTGQPLGNFYQDLVLAITRILLPISVIGAIVLVIAGVPETLAGPAEVTTLEGATQFIARGPVAHFEIIKQLGENGGGFFGINSAHPFENPNNFTNLLETVIMLVIPMGLVITYGVMAGNPKQGWLLFGLVFMIFGLLIAITAIGEAEGNPLVNKLLGESAANLEGKEVRFGWALTALWAVATTGTMCGAVNGMHDSLMPPGGFSTLSDMFLQIIWGGQGTGTAYLFVFLILTVFLTGLMVGRTPEFLGRKIEKQEIVLASVILLIHPIAILIPAAITLAFPEQLAGISNPGFHGISQVIYEYASAAANNGSGFEGLGDNTLWWNLSTTFSLLAGRYVPILALVFLAESLSQKQPVPETIGTLRTDTVLFTAVTGGSILILGALTFLPVLALGPIAEAFEIVRLSSG
- a CDS encoding sensor histidine kinase, coding for MALIKRIYWLIGFLFLMIIALEFSTPPPYVFGYLYISVVLLGSTQLSRGETVIITGLSIALTLLNLVVPGLEQINSITLGNRLLVALALVVTGILGRQLQAYKLTLIKQQAQLENQAQLARIRQDFVSTLTHDLKTPLMGAIETLKAMELSHFGPITPPQKNAISIMIRSHETTLTLVQTMLEVYGNDIRGLELQLKPVNLITLIEDVITKLTQLATSRNVYLRLSQRGSEFRSNCWAIADPIQLERVFMNLIANGVKYSQRGGKVEVKIGLKQGYYQISVQDQGLGISPDELPFLFEQFYQGHHHRQAKGTGLGLYLSRQIVTAHGGKLWADPLPTGARFNFTLPAYLGKFPTATLEQPSMKPYD
- a CDS encoding response regulator transcription factor → MTKTTPIKILLVEDDELFRLGLTTRLQQEPNLQVMAQAEDGETALDILRCQVVDVVILDVGLPGLGGLETCHQIKQNYPKLPVLILTSHSSQNLITDLIKKQAQGYCLKGGASEHLVLAIQSVVAGASWWDAQATENIQSTYEMLPKTLEINADLPLTKREKEILSLITTGKSNIEIGQELYIAPGTVRVHVHAILHKLGMRDRTQAAIWAMQQGLDIPSDRN
- a CDS encoding ABC transporter ATP-binding protein, translating into MKYSAPRKQSSFQKLLTYLRPHWRVTLGGILALLVVNIVGTYLPLLIGQAIDELQDQFEYRRVLFYVFALLGMASIMWFIRMASRIWLFGTGRQVEFDLKQQIFEHLLKMDPAYFARNSAGDLISRSTSDVDNIRRLVGFAVLSFVNTIFAYALTLPVMLAIHPGLSLGAISVYPLVLLIVMGFSNQMRLEQLETQEALADLSDLIQEDMSGMAVIKIYAQEDNERQQFSRLNQDLLAANLNLAKTRNVIFPMLGGMVSLSLLILLWFGSRMIAANTIQVGDFVALLLYIERLIFPTALLGFTITAYQRGEVSIDRIEAILAVDPQIQDDPTAIPLTSKKVQGKIEVKHLNYTYPQAPRPALEDVNFRIEPGETVAIVGPIGSGKSTLANALPRLLDVGAGQIFLDGMDITQIRVRDLRACMSYVPQDSFLFSTSLKNNIRYGNPQAELPEIETAAQTAQIHHEILNFPEEYQTVVGERGITLSGGQRQRTALARALLLDAPILILDDALASVDNQTATQILQNLQSKPIQQTIIFITHQLSAAALAQRILVMNRGTIVQFGTHSELIQTPGLYQELWQRYQMQSNL
- a CDS encoding LmeA family phospholipid-binding protein gives rise to the protein MTRFPVTSDLSDLGQPAPISPEESQADLPQAQDVPRGQQRLIRRVLTPALRWWLQTQVEAVTELEIDLQAKDQQVLTGYLPLVRVLAVGVIFQGLCLTQARLQAENIRVNLGQVLRGKPLKLLEPIQAWGELHLTSADLQQSLDSDLMRSALRDLVVIFSQELDQPLPTALATLHVAEATVNFSHGALDCTLNLLGEQPFTISFASEIGLAGPQCLEFRQLRAFGLEPQTIQINLGENVHLETLRLTPEKLICEGGLTVFP
- a CDS encoding DNA double-strand break repair nuclease NurA, which codes for MLNLNQVAQQITALGQHFYQEAQGRAAKLHLAGHYLAQAQGQDTEFSECLAAHENQLRFTPAWPATPLTERVTIPPAPVQHRVMATDGSQIAPSHHEIAFCYLINVGRVRLDYGSNIYPLLDSVAEVFYTQAEVYAAQAWGITPEEWMRHKRTQLEILQLVELALEKPVNVPTVLMLDGSLIHWAWETLPTMARQVLLEPILQAWGRLETAKIPIVGYLSACRSSETLNYLRLQACPYPLPRCQDHCPAPTRPPCQIFTGLQDPGLWSTQLSSGQRGPLWQSRARILVDYGQQRIFFCYFHVGSEVVRVEFPRWVAEDQTLLTQALSLTIAQVIKGYGYPVALAEAHNQAVVRSADRARFFALLERELIKAGLKQVAPSPKESRKRQSIA